Proteins from a single region of Thunnus maccoyii chromosome 23, fThuMac1.1, whole genome shotgun sequence:
- the LOC121891182 gene encoding tetraspanin-8-like: MQRSAVVVVADKTSLKRPFIFACAVNMALCFFMLTMTVAGHRDLLQAGQLVSNVSVVILYILEIGCLLLSVLGVIGACRGKRWCLILFAAGMAAASQTIIVKTALSYQDVYETGVVREESKLLAMMPLTGTNKANRTLLYSIQAHFKCCGLVEGYKDWGSTLPASCHCQYPGKCIRLRGSATLGAPKNQYVYQEPCLPIYVSALKRGFSLAMGIKFGSGVFWVVLLVMSIKLMIQIERKQEFMALLQSNRYVPGAF, from the exons ATGCAGCGGAGCGCAGTGGTCGTGGTGGCGGATAAAACGAGTCTGAAAAGGCCGTTTATTTTCGCATGTGCTGTGAATATG GCACTGTGCTTCTTCATGTTGACAATGACAGTGGCTGGTCATAGGGACCTCTTACAAGCTGGCCAA CTGGTGTCCAATGTCTCTGTAGTGATACTCTACATCCTAGAAATTGgctgtctgctgctgtcagtgctTGGTGTGATTGGAGCCTGTAGAGGAAAGAGATGGTGTTTGattctg tttgcAGCTGGGATGGCGGCAGCCAGTCAAACAATAATTGTTAAAACAGCACTAAGTTACCAAGATGTTTATGAG ACAGGTGTGGTCCGGGAGGAGTCCAAGTTGCTGGCCATGATGCCACTTACTGGAACCAATAAAGCCAACAGGACCTTACTGTACAGTATTCAAGCACAT TTTAAGTGCTGTGGTCTTGTTGAAGGCTACAAAGACTGGGGCTCCACACTCCCTGCTTCCTGTCACTGTCAATATCCAGGAAAATGT ATTCGACTGCGGGGCAGCGCAACACTTGGGGCTCCAAAGAACCAGTATGTTTATCAAGAG CCTTGCCTACCGATCTATGTTTCCGCACTGAAACGTGGATTCTCTCTGGCGATGGGTATAAAATTTGGAAGTGGAGTGTTTTGG GTGGTTTTACTTGTTATGAGCATCAAGCTGATGATCCAGATAGAAAGGAAACAGGAGTTCATGGCTCTTCTTCAATCTAACAGATATGTTCCTGGTGCCTTCTAG
- the LOC121891183 gene encoding ras-related protein Rab-19-like, whose amino-acid sequence MQTPGSEHDDSFDFLFKIILIGDSNVGKTCVVQNFKSGIFSEKQQNTIGVDFTVRTVDIEGKKVKMQVWDTAGQERFRTITQSYYRSAHGAMITYDITRRSTFDSVAEWIREVELYGAANVVLVLIGNKCDLEQEREVLFEEACSLAKDRGVLAALETSAKESQNVEEAFMMMARELLSRNGLHVQQGDVESNSSTPRVLLRANSRPVNGAGAVYATPEKKSCC is encoded by the exons ATGCAGACCCCAGGATCTGAACATGACGATTCTTTTGATTTCCTGTTTAAGATCATCCTGATCGGAGACTCTAACGTAGGGAAAACCTGTGTGGTTCAAAATTTCAAGTCAGGGATTTTCTCAGAGAAACAGCAGAACACCATTGGGGTGGATTTCACTGTACGAACCGTGGATATTGAGGGGAAGAAAGTGAAG ATGCAGGTGTGGGACACAGCAGGACAGGAGAGGTTTCGTACGATCACCCAGAGCTACTACCGCAGCGCTCACGGCGCCATGATCACCTATGACATCACACGACGCTCGACCTTTGACTCGGTGGCCGAGTGGATCCGAGAGGTGGAGCTTTATGGGGCAGCCAATGTGGTGCTGGTTCTCATAG GTAATAAATGTGACTTGGAGCAGGAGCGCGAGGTTCTATTTGAGGAGGCCTGCAGTCTGGCAAAAGACAGAGGCGTCCTAGCTGCTCTAGAAACATCTGCTAAG GAGAGTCAGAATGTGGAAGAAGCCTTCATGATGATGGCGAGGGAGCTGCTGTCTCGTAATGGCCTTCACGTCCAGCAGGGGGACGTGGAGAGCAACAGCAGCACACCCAGAGTTCTCCTCCGGGCCAACTCTCGGCCGGTGAATGGTGCCGGGGCCGTTTATGCAACACCAGAGAAGAAGTCGTGTTGTTGA
- the lrrc17 gene encoding leucine-rich repeat-containing protein 17, with amino-acid sequence MRLITTLLLLLLLRSAEPRRGPRSRAVERGARGRVRGRGRAGVMRRQTQECKEYMEAGEKYLDCQDRQLTTVMQDWPKDIHHLLLARNKIQVLRDNMFSQFTQLRSLDLQQNDISMVEERAFSGLSQLTTLLLQHNRLKTASEEVLLPLPRLTYLRLYDNPWSCHCSLDSLVTTLQVPSNRNLGNYAKCAEPLSLRGQKLKKVNVDSLCANDNQVDRRPGSGEEGRPRPPPIKVKPEATSMCHTYMFPKPKLDCSNKDLNNIPSDLPSDIVKMDLSRNTIKHLRPKQFLLSKDLKLLNLSSNSLQHIDTAAFAGLLYLHELDLSNNSLHYFQYGVLEDLYFLRKLTLDNNPWICDYNIHYLTYWLKHHPGVSYTGLICSEPQEFRGWRVVDYVKTYNGECPKDKQIGGTDTGQAEQGGTENEAQAGEETAEGVLPRPLKEKRPNRFEIIRLS; translated from the exons ATGCGTCTGATcaccaccctcctcctcttgctgCTCCTCCGGTCAGCTGAGCCCCGGAGAGGCCCTAGGTCAAGGGCTGTGGAGAGGGGCGCCAGGGGCCGTGTACGGGGCAGAGGCAGGGCCGGGGTCATGAGGCGTCAAACTCAGGAGTGTAAGGAGTACATGGAGGCAGGAGAGAAGTACCTGGACTGCCAAGACAGGCAGCTGACCACCGTGATGCAAGACTGGCCCAAAGATATTCACCACCTGCTGCTGGCCAGAAATAAGATTCAG GTTTTGAGGGACAACATGTTCTCCCAGTTCACCCAGCTGAGGAGCCTGGACCTCCAGCAGAACGACATCTCCATGGTGGAGGAGCGAGCGTTCAGCGGCCTCTCCCAGCTCACCACCCTGCTCCTCCAGCacaacagactgaaaacagcctccGAGGAGGTCCTGCTCCCTCTGCCCCGACTTACCTACCTCCGTCTCTATGACAACCCCTGGAGCTGCCACTGCTCATTGGACAGCCTGGTCACAACCCTGCAGGTGCCTAGCAACCGCAACCTGGGCAACTACGCCAAGTGCGCAGAGCCCCTTTCGCTGAGGGGCCAGAAACTGAAGAAGGTGAATGTGGATTCGCTGTGCGCTAATGACAACCAGGTGGACAGGAGGCCggggagtggagaggaggggCGACCAAGACCTCCACCAATCAAGGTGAAGCCAGAAGCTACATCCATGTGTCACACCTACATGTTCCCCAAACCTAAGCTGGACTGCAGCAACAAAG ATTTGAATAACATCCCATCTGATCTGCCATCTGACATAGTGAAGATGGATCTGTCCCGTAACACCATCAAACATCTCAGGCCCAAGCAGTTCCTGCTGTCCAAAGACCTCAAGCTGCTTAACCTTAGCAGCAACAGCCTGCAGCATATAGACACAG CTGCATTTGCAGGCCTGCTGTACCTCCATGAGCTCGACCTGTCCAACAACAGCCTCCATTACTTCCAGTACGGTGTGCTTGAGGACCTCTACTTCCTACGGAAGCTCACGCTGGACAACAACCCCTGGATCTGCGACTACAACATCCACTACCTGACCTACTGGCTAAAGCACCACCCTGGCGTCTCCTACACCGGCCTGATCTGCTCCGAGCCGCAGGAGTTCCGGGGCTGGCGCGTTGTGGATTACGTGAAGACCTACAACGGGGAATGTCCCAAGGATAAACAAATAGGAGGGACGGATACAGGACAGGCAGAACAAGGGGGAACGGAAAATGAGGCACAGGCCGGAGAGGAGACAGCTGAGGGGGTTCTGCCGAGGCCCCTGAAGGAGAAGAGGCCGAATAGGTTTGAGATCATCAGGCTGAGTTAG